The genomic region AGGGATGGAATAGGGAGCCAAGCACTATAGGCAGGTTTGAATGTTGAATTTGAAGATGCAGACTCCTAGAAGAGCATTAAAACCCTATAAATAAAAGCAtgtaagaaagcaaacaaacttcTGGGAGCAATTAGGACAAAACAGAAGTCTTGACTACTAGTAATGTTTTAATACGGCTTTGCAGCTCTTCCATGCATTGTGGGGGAGTGGAGTCACTGGAGCGGCTGTGTAGAGCAATGTCAACCCCATCTGCGGGTACGGAGGCGCTATGTACAGCAGGAACCTAAAAATGGTGGGGACCCCTGTCCTGCACTAGAGGAGAAGGCTGGCTGCCTGGAATACCTGACCTACCGGGGAGAAGACTGCGGCCATGAACATGGTATATTCTCTTTGATTTATCTGTACGTTGTGCTCATCAGGACCTTCACACATTTTGCTGATGTcaatgaacagaaagaaaaggatcTATCTGCAGCTAGATAGTTAAAACTACAATTTTAAACTTCACTTTTTACTGTCATATTGCTCTTTatcaaattttatattttttccctaCTCAGGCTTTTAATTTCTCTTAAACAACTAAGCTGCATGCATTTCTTCAGTTACTTGATTTAAGCCGCCTCAGTAAGTATCAAATTATCTCTGAGCCAAGTTAGAGCACAAAATAAGTATGAAACAGGAAACAGAACTCCTTTTAGGATTCCAGCACATCCAATTTCTTCATAGACTAGGTGGCATTTCTGGATAGATTTCTTCTGAATAAGGAGGGGGCTTGGCTGTCAGGAATGGGGTTGAGGTCCAATTTTCCCAACATTTTATCACTTTTTCAACAAAGTCAGCATCACCATCCACAACCTCCTGATTAATTCCCCCACTGTTACAGTAATTGAAATATGACTCAATTGTGTCTTGCTGCCTTACTGTATCTGTTTTCTTCTCAGTCCCTGCTTTCATAACTACCTCTGAATATGGTAAAGAAAGAAAACGACGAGCAGCATCTTCTGTCTGGCCTTCAGACAAAGAAGAAGCTGGGTAATTTATTTATCATATGCATGTGGGTCATCTTGTTCAATAGAAAATAGCTGGCTAtggagaaaaatgtaattaattttgCAATAATTAAACAAGCTATAGCTTGTATTGCTTTTCTCGCCTGCAGTTCATTTGCAAGTTCTGGATGTTGTTTTTGATTACTTGCTAATTGTCCTGAATTAGACATTGAAGTCGTGCCAAATCTGAGGATAGCTGCTTTTGAAAGCAAACAGTAACTAGTGCTAGACCAAAGCCGAATGTGTCCATAAGTGTGAGTCTGAGAAACCAGGCACAAGTCTCTGAACAAACACAGTGGCCTGAATGTGATCAGTCTCAAGaaccctttttaaaattaattgacaCAAGCAGTAAAAAGATTGTTTGGTTACCAGTAGAGGTGAAGTTTAAATTAGGCTATTACTGGGTCTATAATGCTCCTGATGTTTTGCCCTATGCTACTTACCCCAGAAAAATAAAGCCATCAGTGTTCTTAAAACATCTTTTCCACTTTCTCTTTTAGCAGTATAGAAGAAAAAATATGGGCTACTGAGAACAGTTTTTCTACATAAGAATGCAGAACACAACCAGAAAGTGAGACTATACATAAAGCACTGGACTGAGGCATGGAATGAGAAATAGTTTGCATATGTTTTTAAGAATCCATTAATTAGGTTAACGTCAGAAACAGACTTGTTAGCAATGATGATGTCTAACCTGCACTTTGCAAATACCACCCATATGATATGTAAGCACACTGAAAATGTATACCCAGCTTGTGATTTATCTATCATAACTAATTCAGTACTTTTCCTTCTGAGCAGATATTGTGTGGAATTTAAAACAGAATCTCTTTCACACCACTGCGCTCTGGAGAACCGGCCGTACGCTCGGTGGATGCAGTACCTCCGGGAAGGACACACCGTGTGTGTGGCTTGCCAGCCTCCCGCTATGAATGCTGACACGCACCGCTGCTCTGGGGATGGCCATAACGCAGATGGGTAAAGAAAGACATTCTTCTGATGTCTCTTCTGTAGCAAAACCCAGGACAGAAGCTAAGATCTCTCCAGGTCTCATTAAAAGATGCATTTGTTATAcctaaaaaaatgaaacagctcACATTGCTTGCAGACCTCGGATTGACTCTTTCAGTTCTTacagaaattgcttttaaaacctAGATAAAGTtgggaaataatttcagtttaagAGTTCAGTGCTTTGAATGTTTTATTTACTATTA from Patagioenas fasciata isolate bPatFas1 chromosome 2, bPatFas1.hap1, whole genome shotgun sequence harbors:
- the SBSPON gene encoding somatomedin-B and thrombospondin type-1 domain-containing protein, translated to MGGAALSGALWLGLLWAGSGAGGSCSGKCCEGRDAACVGEGWREGGGYGTCYCDGGCRRAGDCCHDHSQACPALPCIVGEWSHWSGCVEQCQPHLRVRRRYVQQEPKNGGDPCPALEEKAGCLEYLTYRGEDCGHEHVPAFITTSEYGKERKRRAASSVWPSDKEEAGYCVEFKTESLSHHCALENRPYARWMQYLREGHTVCVACQPPAMNADTHRCSGDGHNADGGKILHWEAVGNSQCQGTWKKIRQLKHCSCPLVHSFIFT